A genome region from Deinococcus sp. KNUC1210 includes the following:
- the rpmE gene encoding 50S ribosomal protein L31 — MKKDIHPKVMPTKIYYQGKVVMETMSTKPEIHVDVWSGVHPFWTGETRFMDTEGRIDKFTKRFGDSYRNKKK, encoded by the coding sequence ATGAAGAAAGATATCCACCCCAAGGTCATGCCGACCAAGATTTACTACCAGGGCAAAGTCGTCATGGAGACCATGAGCACCAAGCCCGAGATTCACGTCGATGTCTGGAGCGGCGTTCACCCCTTCTGGACGGGCGAGACGCGCTTCATGGACACCGAGGGCCGTATCGACAAGTTCACCAAGCGCTTCGGCGACAGCTACCGCAACAAGAAGAAGTAA
- a CDS encoding VIT family protein, which yields MTDTPPTPPVNAGYASPTPSQTVPGESAQQQSFLLQKIQPALLGLMDGSVSTLAPIFAVAGLTGKPIDAFFVGLAASVGAGISMGLAEALSDDGVMSGRGQPILRGAITGGATILGGMLHTLPFLLGNLHTALLLAYVVVVCELLAIAYIRFHYMRSPLPQTILQVVVGGGVVFGVGVWLGRLGAS from the coding sequence ATGACCGATACGCCGCCAACTCCACCAGTGAACGCGGGGTACGCCTCGCCAACGCCCTCTCAGACGGTTCCCGGCGAAAGCGCTCAGCAGCAGAGCTTTCTGCTCCAGAAGATTCAGCCTGCGCTGCTGGGCCTGATGGACGGCTCGGTCAGCACGCTGGCACCGATCTTCGCGGTGGCCGGGCTGACCGGAAAGCCTATCGACGCCTTCTTCGTGGGGCTGGCCGCCAGTGTGGGCGCGGGCATCAGCATGGGACTGGCCGAGGCCCTGTCCGACGACGGCGTGATGTCGGGGCGTGGGCAGCCCATTCTGCGCGGGGCGATTACCGGCGGAGCAACCATTCTGGGCGGCATGCTGCACACCCTCCCCTTCCTGCTGGGCAACCTGCACACCGCGCTGCTGCTGGCCTACGTCGTGGTGGTCTGTGAGCTGCTGGCTATCGCCTACATCCGCTTCCACTACATGCGCAGTCCACTGCCACAGACGATTCTTCAGGTGGTGGTCGGCGGCGGCGTGGTCTTCGGCGTGGGCGTGTGGCTGGGTCGGCTGGGAGCGAGCTGA
- the mutS gene encoding DNA mismatch repair protein MutS: protein MVALIRAALIEDPPIRIGEGGLIREGFHAHLDELRGAALGHRAWIAELELSERQRSGIQSLKVGYNSVFGYYLEISSAHYSRVPADYQQVATLKDRARFTRPDLREREREIARLEGAADRLEAEVFNELRASLSQHAEALSEAAGAVSELDVLAALAEIAAERGWVRPITSEGPLRLTQARHPVVERSVGERFVPNDAELHQERRTLLITGPNMAGKSTYLRTVALCALLHQIGSFVPAERAELPLFDAIHTRIGASDDLAGGRSTFMVEMSELADILHGATGQSLVILDEVGRGTSTLDGQAIAQAALEGLHATGAYTLFATHYFELTRLEGQMPGLLNLHVAAEEEQNSLTFYHQVMPGAARHSYGVEVARLAGLPQGVTARAAQLLAGLNAHGDDGQLTRELAALDLNKLTPMGALEVLQRWQRAARGEER from the coding sequence GTGGTGGCGCTGATCCGGGCGGCACTGATCGAAGATCCGCCCATCCGCATCGGGGAAGGCGGGCTGATCCGCGAGGGATTCCACGCCCATCTCGACGAGTTGCGCGGTGCGGCCCTGGGGCACCGGGCCTGGATTGCCGAACTGGAACTGTCCGAGCGGCAACGCAGCGGCATCCAGAGCCTGAAGGTCGGATACAACAGCGTCTTCGGCTATTACCTGGAGATCAGCAGCGCCCATTACAGCCGGGTGCCCGCCGACTATCAGCAGGTCGCCACGCTGAAAGACAGGGCACGCTTCACCCGCCCCGACCTGCGCGAACGCGAGCGCGAGATCGCCCGGCTGGAAGGCGCGGCAGACCGGCTGGAAGCCGAGGTGTTCAACGAACTGCGGGCCAGCCTGTCGCAGCATGCCGAAGCGCTGAGCGAGGCGGCAGGGGCGGTCAGCGAGCTGGACGTGCTGGCAGCCCTCGCAGAAATCGCCGCCGAACGCGGCTGGGTGCGGCCCATCACCAGCGAGGGGCCGCTGCGGCTGACGCAGGCAAGACATCCGGTGGTCGAGCGCAGCGTAGGCGAACGCTTTGTACCCAACGACGCCGAGCTGCACCAGGAGCGGCGCACCCTGCTGATCACCGGGCCGAATATGGCGGGCAAATCCACGTACCTGAGGACGGTGGCGCTGTGCGCCCTGCTGCACCAGATCGGCAGTTTCGTTCCCGCCGAACGCGCCGAACTGCCGCTCTTCGACGCCATCCACACGCGCATCGGGGCCAGCGACGATCTGGCAGGCGGGCGCAGCACCTTCATGGTCGAGATGTCGGAACTGGCCGATATTCTGCACGGAGCGACCGGACAGAGCCTGGTAATTCTGGACGAGGTGGGGCGCGGCACCAGCACGCTCGACGGGCAGGCCATCGCACAGGCCGCGCTGGAGGGACTGCACGCCACCGGGGCATACACGCTGTTTGCAACGCACTATTTCGAGCTGACGCGGCTGGAAGGCCAGATGCCGGGCCTGCTGAATCTGCATGTCGCCGCCGAGGAGGAACAGAACTCGCTCACCTTCTACCATCAGGTGATGCCGGGGGCCGCCCGCCACAGCTACGGCGTGGAAGTGGCGCGGCTGGCGGGGCTGCCGCAGGGCGTAACGGCACGGGCCGCGCAGCTACTGGCGGGCCTGAACGCGCACGGCGACGACGGGCAGCTTACAAGAGAACTCGCGGCGCTCGATTTGAACAAGCTGACGCCGATGGGAGCGCTGGAAGTGTTGCAGAGGTGGCAGCGGGCCGCGCGGGGAGAAGAACGGTGA
- the mutL gene encoding DNA mismatch repair endonuclease MutL, with translation MSRPLDAVRELVDNALDARATRIEIELEGGGLKLLRVRDNGAGIPEDQVSLAPLRHATSKLESVERVTTLGFRGEALWALAQAGRLTLLTRPAAQLGAARLEAHQGSVEVRRVSAPAGTSVSVTELFGHLPARLRTQATPASEVREVVTLLSRYVLHRPALHWRLTVEGEPRLQHAPGDVRGAVGSVYGPLSANRVLKLDAQAGTLRLEGVLSRPELTRPRRDRMHFSVNGRPVLAPPELEKAVIDGYAELLPAGQAPLCVLNLTLPPEDVNPNVHPAKAHVALADLPALAEQVKSLVSQALSSHPLAGQSPALRMPAPTAGLTNAAPASGSDTFPALRPLGVLSELYLLAEGDAGAGDLWIVDVHAAHERVLYERLTRALENTAPLELPEPELLHLTPGQLSRLHERDAELQGWGLDIEHFGAGLARLRSLPAAFAALSVPRLHELIVETALGEAPDPRRELLGRLACAPALKAGRVTLENGHLTVLALMDCNQPWACPHGRPTVLRLSERDLAHAFGRRSARDVARGRDVSEAKVEREEAG, from the coding sequence GTGTCACGCCCGCTGGACGCCGTGCGCGAACTTGTCGATAACGCGCTGGACGCCAGAGCCACCCGCATCGAGATCGAGCTGGAAGGCGGCGGCCTGAAACTGCTGCGGGTGCGCGACAACGGCGCAGGGATTCCCGAAGATCAGGTGAGTCTGGCCCCGCTGAGGCACGCCACCAGCAAACTGGAATCGGTGGAGCGCGTGACCACGCTGGGCTTCCGGGGCGAGGCGCTGTGGGCGCTGGCTCAGGCCGGGCGGCTGACGCTGCTGACCCGTCCTGCCGCCCAACTGGGAGCCGCGCGGCTCGAAGCGCATCAGGGGTCGGTCGAGGTGCGCCGAGTGAGCGCTCCCGCCGGAACGAGTGTCAGCGTTACCGAGCTGTTCGGCCACCTGCCTGCCCGTCTGCGAACCCAGGCCACGCCCGCTTCCGAGGTGCGCGAGGTGGTGACGCTGCTGAGCCGCTACGTGCTGCATCGTCCGGCGCTGCACTGGCGGCTGACCGTGGAGGGCGAACCCCGGCTGCAACACGCGCCGGGCGACGTGCGCGGGGCGGTGGGCAGCGTATATGGTCCACTGAGTGCCAACCGGGTGCTGAAACTCGACGCCCAGGCCGGAACGCTGCGGCTGGAAGGCGTGCTGAGTCGCCCGGAACTGACCCGCCCGCGCCGCGACCGGATGCATTTCTCGGTCAACGGGCGACCGGTGCTCGCTCCGCCGGAACTGGAAAAAGCGGTGATCGACGGATACGCCGAGCTGCTTCCGGCGGGCCAGGCTCCGCTGTGCGTACTGAATCTGACGCTGCCGCCGGAAGACGTGAATCCGAATGTTCACCCGGCAAAGGCGCATGTGGCGCTGGCCGACCTGCCTGCCCTGGCCGAACAGGTCAAATCCCTCGTGTCACAGGCGCTCAGCTCGCACCCGCTGGCGGGGCAGAGTCCGGCGCTTCGGATGCCCGCGCCCACGGCGGGCCTGACAAATGCGGCCCCTGCATCCGGCAGCGATACCTTTCCGGCACTGCGGCCTTTGGGCGTGCTCAGCGAACTGTATCTACTGGCAGAAGGCGACGCGGGCGCGGGTGATCTGTGGATCGTGGACGTCCACGCGGCGCACGAGCGCGTGCTGTACGAGCGTCTGACCCGAGCGCTGGAGAACACCGCGCCGCTGGAGTTGCCCGAGCCCGAGCTGCTGCACCTGACGCCCGGCCAGCTTTCCCGTCTGCACGAGCGAGACGCCGAGTTGCAGGGCTGGGGGCTGGATATCGAGCATTTCGGAGCGGGGCTGGCACGGCTGCGCTCGCTTCCCGCCGCCTTCGCCGCACTGAGCGTACCCAGGCTGCACGAACTGATCGTGGAAACTGCGCTGGGCGAGGCCCCCGACCCACGCCGCGAACTGCTGGGACGGCTCGCCTGCGCCCCCGCACTGAAGGCGGGCCGCGTCACGCTGGAGAACGGCCACCTGACCGTGCTGGCCCTGATGGACTGCAATCAGCCGTGGGCCTGCCCACACGGACGCCCCACCGTGCTGCGGCTCTCGGAGCGCGACCTTGCTCACGCGTTCGGGCGCAGATCGGCACGGGACGTGGCGCGGGGACGCGACGTGAGCGAGGCGAAGGTGGAACGGGAAGAAGCGGGCTGA
- a CDS encoding AAA family ATPase — translation MSVPSRLIVTGTSGSGKTTFARAIAARLGIPHAEQDAWNHLPNWQEAPLEQFRAAVDAFSAQPTWVMDGNYTKAQDIGWARADTLIWLDYSAPLVFWRLLRRTLRRGLTREELWNGNRESLPEALFSRGGIMAWFFRTYWRRKREMPEKLAQYPHLRVLRFRRPAEAARWFAGLERQS, via the coding sequence ATGTCTGTGCCTTCCCGTTTGATCGTCACCGGAACCTCGGGCAGCGGAAAGACCACCTTTGCCCGGGCAATCGCAGCGCGGCTGGGTATTCCGCACGCCGAACAGGACGCCTGGAACCACCTTCCGAACTGGCAGGAAGCGCCGCTCGAACAGTTCCGGGCTGCGGTGGACGCGTTCAGCGCTCAGCCCACCTGGGTGATGGACGGCAATTACACCAAAGCCCAGGACATCGGCTGGGCGCGGGCCGACACGCTCATCTGGCTCGACTATTCGGCTCCGCTGGTGTTCTGGCGGCTGCTGCGGCGCACGCTGCGCCGGGGGCTGACCCGCGAAGAACTGTGGAACGGCAACCGGGAAAGCCTGCCGGAAGCGCTGTTCTCACGCGGGGGCATCATGGCCTGGTTTTTCCGTACTTACTGGCGGCGCAAACGCGAGATGCCGGAGAAGCTGGCGCAGTATCCGCATCTGAGGGTGCTGAGATTTCGCCGTCCTGCTGAAGCGGCACGCTGGTTCGCAGGTCTGGAGCGGCAGTCCTGA
- a CDS encoding glycoside hydrolase family 13 protein encodes MDIRTPDWVKDAVFYQIFPDRFAQSVRVAKANHLQAWGELPTFHKYQGGDLLGVVERLDHIVSLGVNALYFCPVFQSASNHRYHTHDYYQVDPMLGGNDALREVIDAAHARGIRVVLDGVFNHASRGFFQFNDLLEQGQDSAYLDWFHAGPFPLSAYDDAKPANYAAWWGNRALPKFNTDTQAVREFLWQVAEYWMRMGIDGWRLDVPNEIDDDEFWREFRRRVKAINPEAYIVGEIWGDAHRWLEGDQFDAVMNYPFTRPCIAYFGAGSIDNRMNEASGTGHVDPIDTAGFAQRMLQVSQMYAPEIVQAQMNLLDSHDTARFVSVVGGDHGAHRLALAFQLTYVGAPCLYYGDEIGLPGGPDPDCRRAFPWNDEASWQQETLTLIRTLTAARHASRALQRGTFGVLHADHDLLIYSRIAGSEAAYVLMNTAQDVQKAPLTGMKPGTFRDVLSGAVLKVTGAGTLDVPARGAVVLVQA; translated from the coding sequence GTGGATATTCGCACTCCCGACTGGGTCAAAGACGCCGTTTTCTATCAGATCTTCCCCGACCGTTTTGCTCAGAGCGTGCGCGTTGCCAAGGCCAACCACCTTCAGGCCTGGGGCGAACTGCCGACCTTTCACAAGTACCAGGGCGGCGACCTGCTCGGCGTGGTCGAGCGGCTCGACCACATCGTCAGCCTGGGCGTGAATGCCCTGTACTTCTGTCCGGTCTTTCAGTCGGCCAGCAATCACCGCTATCACACCCACGACTATTACCAGGTCGATCCGATGCTGGGGGGCAACGACGCGCTCCGCGAGGTGATCGACGCGGCCCACGCACGCGGCATCCGAGTGGTGCTCGACGGAGTGTTCAATCACGCCTCACGCGGGTTTTTTCAGTTCAACGATCTGCTGGAACAGGGCCAGGACAGCGCCTATCTCGACTGGTTCCATGCCGGGCCGTTTCCGTTGTCGGCCTACGACGACGCCAAACCCGCCAACTACGCCGCGTGGTGGGGCAACCGGGCGCTGCCGAAATTCAACACCGACACCCAGGCCGTGCGCGAGTTTCTGTGGCAGGTGGCCGAGTACTGGATGCGAATGGGTATCGACGGCTGGCGGCTGGACGTGCCCAACGAGATCGACGACGACGAGTTCTGGCGCGAGTTCCGGCGGCGGGTCAAGGCCATCAACCCCGAGGCGTACATCGTGGGCGAGATCTGGGGCGACGCTCACCGCTGGCTGGAGGGCGATCAGTTCGACGCGGTGATGAATTATCCGTTCACCCGCCCCTGCATCGCGTATTTCGGCGCGGGCAGCATCGACAACCGCATGAACGAGGCCAGCGGCACCGGCCATGTGGACCCCATCGACACCGCTGGTTTTGCCCAGCGCATGCTTCAGGTGTCGCAGATGTACGCCCCCGAGATCGTGCAGGCCCAGATGAATCTGCTCGACAGCCACGACACCGCCCGCTTTGTCAGTGTGGTGGGCGGCGACCACGGCGCACACCGACTGGCGCTGGCTTTTCAGCTCACGTATGTCGGTGCGCCGTGCCTGTATTACGGTGACGAGATCGGGTTGCCCGGCGGCCCCGATCCCGACTGCCGCCGCGCCTTTCCCTGGAACGACGAGGCGAGCTGGCAGCAGGAAACCCTGACGCTGATTCGCACCCTGACGGCGGCGCGGCACGCCAGCAGAGCGCTGCAACGCGGCACCTTCGGCGTGCTGCATGCCGACCACGACCTGCTGATCTACAGCCGCATTGCTGGCAGCGAGGCCGCCTATGTTCTGATGAATACCGCTCAGGACGTACAGAAAGCCCCCCTGACCGGAATGAAGCCGGGTACCTTCCGGGATGTGCTGAGCGGCGCGGTGCTGAAGGTCACGGGCGCGGGCACGCTGGATGTTCCGGCACGCGGCGCGGTGGTGCTGGTGCAGGCCTAG
- a CDS encoding HD domain-containing protein, with translation MFRRAPSFPAALRQLWPNGAVLVGGAARDLLRGRTPKDWDWAAPEPKAAAETLTARLDGAMFALDEVRGYYRVVSGQEQHDFVPLPADLNADLRRRDFTVNALALHPDGRLSDPLGGERDLRKRLLRMVSAENLRADPLRLLRAARLSLTLDLSLEPETRRTVTELAASGLPLPAPERMREELHALLMHPQAARGILLLEELGLLGLSLPELREGIGLEQGGFHHLDVFRHGVEALHQVLQRFPAAPLDLRWATLLHDVGKPRSRSQTGSEVHFYGHDRLGAELSRRMLDRLREASALSERVGKLIAAHMVPLPHDERAARRFVHRRRDLLPDLLALMLADREAARGPMSSEQSRLHYAQGIDRVLAALEDQPAPPPPLLTGQDIMALLNLPPGPGVGEAVRALSEAAALGDVDTPEQARRWLLTWAESVPTPPEA, from the coding sequence ATGTTTCGGCGTGCGCCCAGTTTTCCCGCTGCTCTCCGGCAGCTCTGGCCGAACGGAGCGGTGCTGGTGGGCGGCGCGGCCCGCGACCTGCTGCGCGGCAGGACTCCAAAGGACTGGGACTGGGCTGCACCTGAGCCGAAGGCAGCCGCCGAGACGCTGACCGCCCGTCTGGACGGAGCCATGTTCGCGCTCGACGAGGTGCGCGGCTATTACCGGGTGGTGTCGGGCCAGGAGCAGCACGACTTCGTGCCGTTGCCCGCCGACCTGAATGCCGACCTGCGCCGCCGAGATTTCACGGTCAATGCGCTGGCCCTGCATCCAGACGGGCGACTGAGCGACCCGCTCGGCGGCGAACGCGACTTGAGAAAGCGGCTGCTCCGCATGGTCAGTGCCGAAAATCTGCGGGCCGACCCGCTGCGCCTGCTCCGGGCGGCCCGCCTGTCGCTGACGCTCGATCTGTCGCTGGAACCTGAAACGCGCCGCACCGTCACCGAACTGGCGGCCTCGGGGTTGCCGCTGCCCGCCCCGGAGCGCATGCGAGAGGAACTGCACGCCCTCCTGATGCACCCACAGGCGGCACGCGGCATTCTGCTGCTCGAAGAGCTGGGTCTGCTGGGCCTCTCCCTGCCGGAACTGCGCGAGGGCATCGGGCTGGAACAGGGCGGATTTCATCATCTGGACGTGTTTCGGCACGGCGTCGAGGCGCTGCATCAGGTGTTGCAGCGCTTTCCCGCCGCGCCGCTCGATCTGCGCTGGGCCACGCTGCTGCACGATGTCGGCAAGCCGCGCAGCCGCAGCCAGACCGGGAGCGAGGTGCATTTTTACGGTCATGACCGCCTGGGAGCCGAGCTGAGCAGGCGCATGCTCGACCGTCTGCGAGAGGCGTCGGCGCTGAGTGAACGGGTGGGCAAGCTGATCGCCGCGCATATGGTGCCGCTGCCACACGACGAACGCGCTGCCAGACGCTTCGTTCATCGTCGCCGCGATCTGCTGCCCGACCTGCTGGCGCTGATGCTGGCTGACCGCGAGGCGGCACGCGGCCCCATGAGCAGCGAACAATCCCGGCTGCACTATGCCCAGGGCATCGACCGGGTGCTGGCAGCGTTGGAAGACCAGCCCGCGCCGCCTCCGCCCCTGCTGACCGGACAGGACATCATGGCGCTCCTGAATCTGCCGCCCGGCCCAGGCGTGGGCGAGGCGGTGCGGGCGCTAAGCGAGGCTGCCGCACTGGGCGACGTGGACACCCCAGAACAGGCCCGCCGCTGGCTGCTGACCTGGGCTGAGTCGGTGCCTACGCCCCCTGAGGCCTGA